A genomic window from Flavobacterium hankyongi includes:
- the thiH gene encoding 2-iminoacetate synthase ThiH, with the protein MSTFASVFEKYNWDEVQNLIYNTTSKEVESALAKTKKNLNDFLVLISPAAQQYLEQMAQMSHQLTKKRFGKTIQMYAPMYLSNECQNICTYCGFSLDNKIKRKTLTDKEIELEVAELKKAGFDHVLLVTGEANYTVNINYFLKAVEQIKKDFANISVEVQPISQEEYEQLHDAGVHTVLVYQETYHREVYKQYHPKGKKSNYDFRLETPDRIGKAGIHKIGLGVLLGLEDWRTDSFFNALHLDYLQKTYWRSKYSVSFPRLRPAEGIIEPNFIMEDRDLLQLICAYRLWNEDLEISISTRENEKFRDNIIPIGVTSMSAGSKTNPGGYAVDVESLEQFETSDERSAFEIAKIITQKGYEPIWKDWDRSYML; encoded by the coding sequence ATGAGTACTTTTGCTTCTGTTTTTGAAAAATACAACTGGGATGAGGTGCAAAACTTGATTTACAATACCACTTCAAAAGAAGTCGAATCAGCCTTGGCAAAAACCAAAAAGAATCTAAATGATTTTCTGGTTTTAATTTCACCAGCTGCACAACAGTATTTGGAACAAATGGCACAAATGAGCCATCAGTTAACCAAAAAACGTTTCGGAAAAACGATCCAAATGTATGCGCCCATGTACCTCAGCAATGAATGCCAAAACATTTGTACGTATTGCGGCTTCAGTTTGGACAATAAAATCAAACGCAAAACCCTTACCGATAAGGAAATAGAATTAGAAGTAGCAGAACTTAAAAAAGCTGGTTTTGATCATGTATTATTAGTTACCGGTGAAGCCAATTATACCGTCAACATCAATTATTTCCTGAAAGCAGTTGAGCAGATTAAAAAGGATTTTGCTAATATTTCAGTCGAAGTACAACCTATTTCACAAGAAGAATATGAACAATTACATGATGCAGGAGTTCACACAGTTTTAGTTTATCAGGAAACCTATCATCGAGAAGTGTACAAACAATACCATCCAAAAGGAAAAAAATCCAATTACGATTTTCGGTTGGAAACTCCTGATCGCATTGGTAAAGCAGGAATTCACAAAATAGGTTTAGGAGTTTTACTCGGTTTAGAAGATTGGCGTACCGACAGTTTTTTTAATGCTTTGCACTTGGATTATTTACAAAAGACCTATTGGCGGAGCAAGTATTCCGTTTCCTTTCCGCGTTTGCGTCCAGCCGAAGGCATTATCGAACCGAATTTCATCATGGAAGACCGTGATTTACTCCAGTTGATTTGTGCCTACAGATTGTGGAACGAAGATTTGGAAATTTCTATTTCGACACGAGAAAATGAAAAATTCCGTGATAACATTATCCCAATCGGAGTTACTTCTATGAGTGCAGGCTCGAAAACCAATCCAGGCGGTTATGCAGTTGATGTAGAATCGTTGGAACAATTTGAAACCAGCGATGAACGTTCGGCCTTTGAAATTGCGAAGATTATAACTCAAAAAGGTTATGAGCCCATTTGGAAAGACTGGGACAGAAGTTACATGTTATAA
- a CDS encoding thiazole synthase, producing MSTLKIADKEFSSRLFLGTGKFGSNRQMEEAILASGSELVTVALKRVDLETETDAILSHINHSHINLLPNTSGARNAKEAIFAALLAREALETNWLKLEIHPDPKYLLPDPIETLKATEGLAKLGFIILPYIHADPVLCKRLEEVGTAAVMPLGSPIGSNKGLKTEDFLEIIIEQSKVPVIVDAGIGAPSHAARAMEMGADAVLVNTAIAVAGNPVLMAEAFAAAVIAGRKAYEAQLAQTTNKVIASSPLTDFLTE from the coding sequence ATGTCAACTCTTAAAATAGCCGATAAAGAATTCAGCTCCCGTCTTTTTTTGGGAACAGGAAAATTTGGTTCTAACCGACAAATGGAAGAAGCAATCTTAGCTTCGGGAAGCGAATTGGTAACCGTTGCCTTAAAACGCGTCGATTTAGAAACCGAAACCGATGCGATTTTATCTCATATCAATCATTCGCACATTAATTTGTTGCCCAATACATCTGGCGCCAGAAATGCCAAAGAAGCCATTTTTGCGGCACTATTAGCCCGTGAAGCCTTGGAAACCAATTGGCTAAAGCTAGAAATACATCCCGACCCAAAATACCTTTTGCCCGACCCTATTGAAACCTTAAAAGCTACAGAAGGACTGGCTAAACTCGGGTTTATCATTTTACCTTACATTCATGCTGACCCAGTTTTATGTAAACGGCTGGAAGAAGTGGGAACTGCCGCAGTAATGCCATTAGGTTCTCCCATAGGAAGCAATAAAGGATTAAAAACCGAAGATTTTCTAGAGATTATCATTGAGCAAAGTAAAGTTCCAGTCATTGTAGATGCCGGAATTGGAGCACCCTCACATGCTGCACGTGCCATGGAAATGGGTGCCGATGCTGTCCTGGTGAACACAGCCATTGCGGTTGCTGGAAATCCTGTACTCATGGCTGAAGCATTTGCAGCAGCTGTTATTGCCGGAAGAAAGGCTTACGAAGCGCAATTGGCACAAACAACAAATAAGGTAATAGCATCCAGTCCGTTAACTGATTTTTTAACCGAATAA
- a CDS encoding thiamine phosphate synthase, protein MFSKLQYISQGETIYSQIRNIHHALDTGCDWIQLRFKTDNQEQLYGLAEAAKLLCDTYSATFIINDNPYLCQEVDADGVHLGLTDMNVKEARTILDEYKIIGGTANTYEDVIRRFEENCDYIGLGPYKFTTTKQNLSPLLGLDGYQNILQKLKAEKIQIPIYAIGGIQMEDVENLMKMGIHGIAVSSLITNEYQENNYSQLNTTLYVNS, encoded by the coding sequence ATGTTTAGCAAATTACAATACATTTCACAAGGTGAAACAATTTACAGCCAAATACGAAATATTCATCATGCCCTAGACACTGGCTGTGATTGGATTCAATTGCGATTTAAAACCGATAATCAAGAACAATTATACGGCTTAGCCGAAGCGGCCAAATTACTTTGCGATACCTATTCAGCAACATTTATTATCAACGACAATCCGTATTTGTGTCAAGAAGTGGATGCCGATGGTGTTCATTTGGGTTTAACGGATATGAATGTGAAAGAAGCCCGAACCATTCTTGACGAATATAAAATCATTGGCGGAACAGCCAATACGTATGAAGATGTTATACGAAGATTTGAAGAAAACTGCGATTATATAGGTCTTGGTCCTTATAAATTCACCACTACCAAACAAAATTTGAGTCCTTTACTTGGTCTCGACGGATACCAGAACATTCTGCAAAAACTAAAAGCAGAAAAAATTCAGATTCCTATCTATGCTATCGGCGGAATTCAAATGGAAGATGTCGAAAACCTAATGAAAATGGGGATTCATGGAATAGCTGTTTCAAGTTTAATTACCAATGAATATCAAGAAAACAACTACTCACAACTAAACACAACACTGTATGTCAACTCTTAA
- a CDS encoding hydroxymethylpyrimidine/phosphomethylpyrimidine kinase, whose product MSASRPFVLSIAGFDPSGGAGILADVKTFEQHQVYGLAIITGNTIQTEDSFHAMQWMDLDFVLKSIETLFEKYDIQAVKIGIVPSLDYLKSIVEEIRKHSSEVKIVWDTILKSTTEFEFISIENQSELISVLEKIALITPNYQEILKLLPQKTSAENTAKILSEHCAVLLKGGHNTEEIGTDYLFTKNEKITLNPKTTIAAEKHGSGCILSSAITANLALNNDLPKSCQKAKLYIENYLNTNNTKLGYHYV is encoded by the coding sequence ATGTCAGCAAGTCGTCCATTCGTTTTAAGTATTGCGGGATTTGATCCTTCGGGAGGTGCGGGAATCTTGGCTGATGTCAAGACTTTTGAACAACATCAAGTCTATGGTCTGGCCATAATTACCGGAAATACCATTCAAACAGAAGATTCGTTTCATGCCATGCAATGGATGGATTTGGATTTTGTTTTAAAATCTATTGAAACGCTGTTTGAGAAATATGATATTCAAGCGGTTAAAATTGGCATTGTTCCTTCATTGGATTACTTAAAAAGTATTGTCGAAGAAATTAGAAAACATTCATCTGAGGTTAAAATCGTTTGGGATACTATTTTAAAATCGACTACCGAATTTGAATTCATCAGTATTGAAAATCAATCGGAATTAATAAGTGTTTTAGAAAAAATCGCCCTCATTACACCCAATTATCAAGAAATTCTGAAACTGCTTCCACAAAAAACATCTGCAGAAAATACTGCCAAAATACTTTCTGAACATTGCGCTGTTTTACTCAAAGGTGGCCATAATACTGAAGAAATCGGAACTGATTATTTGTTCACCAAAAATGAAAAGATTACACTTAATCCAAAAACCACTATAGCTGCAGAAAAACACGGTTCTGGTTGTATTTTATCCTCAGCCATAACCGCAAATCTGGCACTAAACAACGATTTACCCAAATCCTGCCAAAAAGCTAAGCTTTACATTGAAAACTATTTAAACACAAACAACACAAAATTAGGGTACCATTATGTTTAG
- a CDS encoding thiamine phosphate synthase, with protein MIVITNPIAVSNETNIIHSLFENGLELLHVRKPDYSETEMISFLTAVGSDYKKKLVLHSHHHLANEFGISRIHYTQKDRNTDLMIHNPAFKSTSAHSVEEFNTLENFDYAFLSPVHPSISKSGYVSPENLLESVKNRTNFSTKLIALGGISPENISETLKKGFDDVALLGTLWNSTNTLENFKKCQQVVHSF; from the coding sequence ATGATTGTCATCACCAATCCGATAGCTGTCAGCAATGAAACCAATATTATCCATTCTCTTTTTGAAAATGGATTGGAGTTGTTGCATGTCCGTAAGCCTGATTATTCAGAAACGGAAATGATTTCTTTTCTTACCGCTGTGGGTAGTGATTACAAAAAGAAGTTGGTTTTACATAGCCATCATCATTTGGCGAATGAATTTGGAATTAGTCGAATTCATTATACGCAAAAAGATAGAAATACTGACCTCATGATTCATAACCCTGCTTTCAAATCAACCTCAGCACATTCTGTTGAAGAATTCAATACTTTGGAAAATTTTGATTATGCCTTTTTGAGTCCGGTGCATCCCAGTATTTCAAAATCTGGTTATGTATCACCCGAAAATCTTTTAGAATCAGTAAAAAACAGAACCAATTTCAGCACAAAACTGATTGCTTTGGGTGGAATTTCACCTGAAAACATTTCAGAAACTCTTAAAAAAGGTTTTGACGATGTGGCTCTCTTAGGAACCCTTTGGAACAGTACTAATACGTTAGAAAATTTTAAAAAATGTCAGCAAGTCGTCCATTCGTTTTAA
- the thiC gene encoding phosphomethylpyrimidine synthase ThiC — protein sequence MNSEEKISRKPFPNSKKVYIDGEIHPIKVAMREIELHDTKLSNGGIEKNPPVTVYDTSGPYTDPNIEIDVRKGLPRIREQWILDRNDVEELTEISSDYGKERLNDEKLNHLRFEYLHKPMRAKKGANVSQLHYAKKSIITPEMEYIAIRENQRIEQLETAQKAMQCQHAGNSFGANTPKSKITPEFVRSEVAAGRAIIPNNINHPESEPMIVGRNFLVKINANIGNSAVTSSIEEEVEKAVWACRWGADTIMDLSTGKNIHETREWIIRNSPVPIGTVPIYQALEKVKGVAEDLTWEIYRDTLIEQAEQGVSYFTIHAGVLLRYIHLTANRVTGIVSRGGSIMAKWCLFHHKENFLYTHFEEICEIMKQYDVAFSLGDGLRPGSIADANDAAQFAELETLGELTKIAWKHDVQVFIEGPGHVPMHMIKENMDKQLEHCAEAPFYTLGPLTTDIAPGYDHITSAIGAAMIGWYGCAMLCYVTPKEHLGLPNKKDVKDGVITYKIAAHAGDLAKGHPGAQYRDNALSKARFEFRWEDQFNLALDPDTAREFHDETLPADGAKVAHFCSMCGPKFCSMKISQEIRDVAEAEKGMKAKSEEFIETGKEIYI from the coding sequence ATGAATTCTGAAGAAAAAATATCCAGAAAACCCTTTCCTAATTCCAAGAAAGTGTACATCGATGGTGAAATTCACCCAATCAAGGTTGCCATGCGTGAAATCGAACTTCACGATACCAAATTATCCAATGGAGGCATAGAGAAAAACCCACCAGTAACCGTTTATGATACTTCTGGTCCTTATACCGATCCTAATATTGAAATTGATGTTCGCAAAGGATTGCCACGTATCCGCGAACAATGGATTTTAGATCGTAATGATGTAGAAGAACTAACCGAAATCTCTTCTGATTATGGCAAAGAACGTCTTAACGACGAAAAACTGAACCACTTGCGTTTCGAATATTTACACAAACCCATGCGTGCCAAAAAAGGAGCTAATGTAAGCCAGTTGCATTACGCTAAAAAAAGCATTATCACTCCCGAAATGGAATACATCGCCATTCGTGAAAACCAACGCATCGAGCAATTAGAAACAGCTCAAAAAGCCATGCAATGCCAACATGCGGGAAACAGTTTTGGTGCCAATACACCCAAAAGCAAAATCACTCCCGAATTCGTCCGTAGTGAAGTCGCTGCTGGTCGTGCGATTATTCCAAACAACATCAACCATCCCGAAAGCGAACCTATGATTGTAGGTAGAAATTTTTTGGTAAAAATCAATGCCAATATTGGTAACAGTGCTGTAACCTCATCAATCGAAGAAGAAGTAGAAAAAGCAGTTTGGGCCTGCAGATGGGGAGCTGATACTATCATGGACTTATCGACTGGGAAAAATATACACGAAACCCGTGAATGGATTATTAGAAATTCGCCAGTACCTATTGGAACTGTACCCATTTACCAAGCATTAGAAAAAGTAAAAGGAGTTGCTGAAGATTTAACTTGGGAAATTTATCGTGATACATTGATTGAACAGGCAGAACAAGGCGTTTCTTATTTCACTATTCACGCTGGTGTTTTACTACGCTACATTCATTTGACAGCAAACCGTGTTACCGGAATTGTTTCCCGTGGTGGTTCGATCATGGCCAAATGGTGTTTGTTCCACCATAAAGAAAACTTTTTATACACCCATTTTGAAGAAATCTGTGAAATCATGAAGCAGTATGATGTAGCTTTCTCTTTAGGTGACGGTTTACGCCCGGGTTCGATTGCCGATGCCAATGATGCTGCACAGTTTGCCGAATTGGAAACATTAGGTGAACTGACTAAAATTGCTTGGAAACACGATGTACAGGTATTTATCGAGGGTCCGGGCCACGTGCCTATGCACATGATCAAGGAAAACATGGATAAACAATTGGAACATTGTGCCGAAGCACCCTTTTATACTTTAGGCCCTTTAACTACTGATATCGCACCGGGTTATGACCATATTACCTCAGCTATCGGTGCTGCCATGATTGGTTGGTATGGCTGTGCGATGTTATGCTATGTAACCCCGAAAGAACATTTGGGCTTACCCAACAAAAAAGACGTAAAAGATGGTGTGATTACTTATAAAATTGCTGCCCATGCCGGTGATTTAGCCAAAGGTCACCCAGGCGCACAATACCGTGACAATGCTTTGAGTAAAGCCCGTTTCGAATTTAGATGGGAAGACCAATTTAATTTAGCTCTTGACCCTGATACAGCGAGAGAATTTCATGATGAAACATTACCTGCTGATGGTGCCAAAGTAGCGCATTTCTGTTCGATGTGCGGACCGAAATTCTGCTCCATGAAAATCTCTCAGGAAATACGTGATGTTGCCGAAGCCGAAAAAGGAATGAAAGCCAAATCGGAAGAGTTTATTGAAACTGGTAAGGAAATTTATATCTAA
- the thiS gene encoding sulfur carrier protein ThiS, with translation MELKINNQHKKFESENLSVQALLDIEFPNKQNGIAFAINKSVIPRTEWKTTVLSETDDILIITATQGG, from the coding sequence ATGGAACTAAAAATCAACAACCAACACAAAAAATTCGAAAGCGAAAACCTTTCTGTACAAGCTTTGCTTGACATTGAATTTCCCAACAAACAAAACGGAATCGCTTTTGCCATTAATAAATCGGTCATTCCTAGAACCGAATGGAAAACTACTGTCCTTTCCGAAACAGACGACATTCTCATCATTACGGCCACTCAAGGAGGATAA
- a CDS encoding DNA-3-methyladenine glycosylase I: protein MEKKRCAWCEKDDLYRNYHDNEWGNPVYDDETIFEFLVLETFQAGLSWYTILAKRENFRNAFDQFDYKKIANYTETKMEALKEDAGIIRNGLKIKATVINAQAFMKVQEEFGSFSKYIWRFVGGKPIDNNPKSLKDVQATTEISDKLSKDLKKRGFKFVGSTVVYAHMQATGMVNDHVEDCWKRK from the coding sequence ATGGAAAAAAAGCGTTGCGCCTGGTGCGAAAAAGATGATTTATACCGCAATTACCACGATAACGAATGGGGAAATCCTGTGTATGATGATGAAACCATTTTTGAATTTTTAGTCTTGGAAACTTTTCAAGCGGGATTGAGTTGGTATACCATTTTGGCCAAACGTGAGAATTTTAGAAACGCTTTTGATCAATTCGATTATAAAAAAATTGCCAATTATACTGAAACTAAAATGGAAGCGTTGAAAGAAGATGCAGGCATCATTCGCAACGGACTTAAAATTAAGGCTACTGTTATCAACGCTCAGGCTTTTATGAAAGTTCAGGAAGAATTTGGCAGCTTTTCCAAATACATTTGGAGATTTGTAGGTGGTAAACCTATTGATAACAACCCAAAATCATTAAAAGACGTTCAAGCCACTACCGAAATATCAGATAAACTGAGCAAAGATTTGAAAAAGCGCGGATTCAAGTTCGTAGGTTCTACCGTGGTGTATGCGCATATGCAAGCCACAGGTATGGTAAACGACCATGTGGAAGATTGTTGGAAAAGAAAATAA
- a CDS encoding thioredoxin family protein, protein MKTEIAQGLLNSHTYTEYRKIIADLLIQGKSTGKEQSEDLLHYSKLNQTRMNRLDKTLHVTDEVIHKLHSLKREYIWLVLTEGWCGDAAQITPILFKMASMSDKIDLRFVFRDENEGLMNCFLTNGSRSIPKIIVLDKEHNDLKASWGPRPEGATNLITSYKKQYGVVDETAKTELQMWYLHDKGESTMHELADLMQHLEELIHQKM, encoded by the coding sequence ATGAAAACAGAAATCGCACAAGGACTTTTAAACAGTCATACGTACACCGAATACCGAAAAATAATTGCTGATTTATTAATACAGGGAAAATCCACTGGAAAAGAGCAATCGGAAGATTTGTTGCATTATAGCAAGCTCAATCAAACCCGAATGAACCGTTTGGATAAGACACTTCACGTGACGGATGAGGTAATTCACAAATTACATTCGTTAAAAAGAGAGTATATCTGGTTGGTACTCACGGAAGGTTGGTGTGGTGATGCCGCTCAAATTACCCCCATTTTATTTAAAATGGCTTCAATGTCCGATAAGATAGATTTACGATTTGTTTTTAGAGATGAAAACGAAGGGTTGATGAATTGTTTTTTAACTAACGGCAGCCGTTCTATACCAAAAATCATAGTATTGGACAAAGAACATAACGATTTGAAAGCCAGTTGGGGACCTCGACCAGAAGGGGCTACTAACCTTATCACAAGTTATAAAAAGCAGTATGGAGTGGTAGATGAAACCGCTAAAACTGAATTGCAAATGTGGTATTTACACGATAAAGGAGAAAGTACAATGCATGAATTGGCCGATTTAATGCAGCATTTAGAAGAATTAATCCATCAAAAGATGTAA
- the truB gene encoding tRNA pseudouridine(55) synthase TruB, translating to MYSAEDILNGQVLLIDKPLTWSSFQAVNKLKYTLKNRLGLPKKFKIGHAGTLDPLASGLLIVCTGKFTKRITEIQAQTKEYTGTITVGATTPSYDLETEIDATFPTNHITEALIQETVQQFIGEIDQKPPVFSAIKKDGKRLYEHARAGEEVEITARKTTIYEFEITRIALPEIDFRVSCSKGTYIRSLAYDFGIALQSGGHLTDLRRTKIGEYSVDKAITPEEFDKLIPKLEK from the coding sequence TTGTACTCTGCAGAAGATATTTTAAACGGTCAAGTTTTATTAATTGACAAACCTTTGACTTGGAGTTCATTCCAGGCGGTAAACAAATTAAAATACACGTTAAAAAACCGTTTGGGGCTTCCTAAGAAATTCAAAATTGGTCATGCTGGGACTTTAGATCCTTTGGCGAGTGGTTTGCTTATTGTTTGCACTGGAAAATTCACCAAACGAATTACCGAAATTCAAGCCCAAACCAAAGAATATACTGGAACAATTACCGTAGGAGCTACCACTCCATCCTATGATTTAGAAACCGAAATTGATGCAACTTTCCCAACCAACCATATTACGGAGGCTTTAATTCAGGAAACAGTACAACAATTCATTGGTGAAATAGATCAAAAACCTCCCGTTTTTTCGGCCATTAAAAAAGATGGAAAACGATTGTATGAACACGCTCGTGCAGGAGAAGAAGTAGAAATTACTGCCCGAAAAACAACTATTTACGAATTCGAAATCACTCGAATTGCATTACCTGAAATCGATTTTAGAGTAAGCTGTAGTAAAGGCACTTATATCCGTTCGTTGGCCTATGATTTTGGAATTGCATTGCAATCAGGAGGTCACTTAACCGACTTGCGAAGAACCAAAATTGGAGAATATTCGGTCGACAAAGCCATAACTCCTGAGGAATTTGACAAATTGATTCCGAAGTTGGAGAAATAG
- a CDS encoding undecaprenyl-diphosphate phosphatase, with protein sequence MDLLKAILIAIVEGITEYLPVSSTAHMIFTSSYFGIQEDDFVKLFQVSIQFGAILAVVVLYWRKFFDFTKLNFFIKLAAAVVPALVLGKLFDDKIEAILGNPIPIAIVLIVGGFILLFIDRFFQNPTVSSEEEITVKKAVTIGFWQCLAMMPGTSRSAASIIGGMQQGLTRHAAAEFSFFLAVPTMLAVTCYSVFLKTYEHSQMKGYELILQSKDTMTMFVVGNIVAFIVAILAIKFFIGIIKQYGFKPWGWYRIVAGTLLLLYFSFLK encoded by the coding sequence ATGGATTTATTAAAAGCAATACTTATTGCCATTGTTGAGGGAATAACCGAATATTTACCGGTTTCGTCAACGGCACATATGATTTTTACCAGTTCCTATTTCGGAATTCAAGAAGATGATTTTGTGAAATTGTTTCAGGTTTCGATACAGTTTGGTGCTATTTTGGCCGTGGTAGTTTTGTATTGGCGTAAATTTTTCGATTTCACCAAATTGAATTTCTTTATCAAATTGGCCGCTGCAGTAGTTCCTGCCTTGGTTTTAGGAAAATTATTTGACGATAAAATTGAAGCGATTTTAGGAAATCCTATTCCGATTGCAATTGTTTTGATTGTTGGTGGATTTATTCTACTTTTTATTGACCGATTTTTTCAAAACCCAACTGTTTCTTCAGAAGAAGAAATTACTGTAAAAAAAGCGGTTACCATAGGTTTTTGGCAATGTTTGGCAATGATGCCAGGAACTAGTCGTAGTGCTGCTTCTATCATTGGAGGAATGCAACAAGGCTTAACCCGACATGCTGCAGCCGAATTCTCTTTCTTTTTAGCCGTCCCTACCATGTTGGCGGTAACGTGTTATTCGGTGTTTTTAAAAACCTACGAACATAGTCAAATGAAAGGGTACGAATTGATTTTACAATCAAAAGACACCATGACCATGTTTGTTGTAGGTAATATTGTAGCCTTTATCGTAGCGATTTTGGCTATAAAATTCTTTATTGGCATCATCAAACAATACGGTTTCAAACCTTGGGGTTGGTATCGTATCGTAGCTGGAACCTTACTTTTACTTTATTTCTCTTTTCTAAAATAA
- a CDS encoding DUF3098 domain-containing protein: protein MENKKQEFLFDKVNYKFLIIGLAVIALGFILMTGGGSDDPTVFNPDIFSFRRIRLAPTTVLVGFGIVIYSIFKKN from the coding sequence ATGGAAAATAAAAAACAAGAATTCCTTTTTGACAAGGTAAACTATAAATTCTTAATTATTGGATTAGCTGTAATTGCTTTAGGATTTATTTTAATGACTGGTGGCGGCAGCGATGATCCTACTGTTTTTAATCCTGACATTTTCAGTTTCAGAAGAATTCGTTTAGCCCCTACAACCGTACTGGTTGGTTTTGGTATAGTTATTTATTCGATTTTTAAGAAAAACTAA
- a CDS encoding cell division protein FtsX has product MSSSFEKFQKRRLITSYFSVVLSVFLVLFLLGILGLFIINSKKLSNDFKEGIAMSIYFKDEAKDTTLTKFGDSVKSAVFAKSVKYVSKEEAAKEHEQTLGENFTEFLGANPLQNSFDIHIKADYVEYDSITKIERKLRENKLIADIVYDKQLVKMVNENVKKVSMWILIVSGFLTLIAVLLINSSMRLSIYANRFIIKTMQMVGATKAFIRKPFIWRSVKLGMIGAGIAVVALLGVLFYLDSSYPNLGIMEDKTSILFVLLGVFGTGVLITWLSTYFATQRFLNLRTDDLY; this is encoded by the coding sequence ATGAGTTCATCTTTTGAAAAATTTCAAAAACGTAGACTAATCACGTCTTATTTTTCGGTTGTATTGAGTGTTTTTCTAGTACTTTTTTTACTAGGAATTCTTGGATTATTCATTATTAACTCCAAAAAACTTTCAAACGATTTTAAGGAAGGGATTGCTATGTCTATTTATTTTAAAGATGAAGCTAAAGACACAACGCTAACCAAATTTGGTGACAGTGTAAAAAGTGCTGTATTTGCTAAATCTGTGAAGTATGTTTCAAAAGAAGAAGCAGCTAAAGAACACGAACAAACTTTGGGTGAAAATTTTACAGAATTTTTAGGCGCTAATCCATTACAAAACTCCTTCGATATTCATATTAAAGCTGATTATGTAGAATATGACAGCATTACTAAAATTGAAAGAAAACTTCGTGAAAATAAACTGATTGCCGATATCGTTTACGACAAGCAATTAGTGAAAATGGTGAACGAAAACGTAAAAAAAGTAAGTATGTGGATTTTAATTGTTAGTGGTTTCCTAACATTAATTGCTGTGTTGCTTATTAATAGCTCAATGCGTTTATCTATTTATGCTAATCGTTTCATCATTAAAACCATGCAAATGGTTGGAGCAACTAAAGCCTTTATTAGAAAACCATTTATTTGGAGAAGTGTAAAGTTAGGAATGATTGGTGCTGGTATTGCAGTAGTAGCATTGCTTGGAGTTTTATTTTATTTAGATTCTAGCTATCCTAACCTTGGCATTATGGAAGATAAAACTTCAATATTGTTTGTATTGCTTGGTGTATTTGGTACTGGTGTTTTAATTACTTGGTTAAGTACTTATTTTGCAACGCAGCGTTTCTTAAACTTAAGAACAGACGATTTATATTAA